A genome region from Gigantopelta aegis isolate Gae_Host chromosome 3, Gae_host_genome, whole genome shotgun sequence includes the following:
- the LOC121368739 gene encoding fez family zinc finger protein erm-like, whose translation MEGVLNTDPHHDIMSENISKPKLAFSIDKIMEPTPKKLKPCEPTRNNNNSSNNTVVVHPVKVSPRKVNAGCVDLSSFLPYQALFTSYQQAAYNGLLGECDRRGAAVLNVPGARDHPNIFPYLHPMFSLARNQYEEYQAQILRNYSLLHQSAFLPNKDRLLSNLEILKCSGGLTSSPTVMPVHAKPLSVRNVFQQQQQQQQQQHHHLQQQQSNLREKAPDDNTKCDAPKKEGRNGFENNDKNNRLRESSSTKDANGNDIDRESSENNNNNNNNNNNNKNSNTNNNELFKNKKPQNKTQKTFTCPDCGKVFNAHYNLTRHMPVHTGARPFICKMCGKGFRQASTLCRHKIIHTSEKPHKCATCGKAFNRSSTLNTHMRIHQGYKPFICEFCGKGFHQKGNYKNHKLTHSTEKQYKCSICNKAFHQVYNLTFHMHTHNDKKPFTCPVCGKGFCRNFDLKKHMRKLHDGTAMPSPSPQVSPLSPSGNPSLGSPIGLMSPSNHPHAHHHHHHQQSPHSAFLSRPALFAQTALGCQRSMLNPYMLGPNAASLLHKISSII comes from the exons ATGGAGGGTGTGTTAAACACGGACCCTCACCATGACATTATGTCTGAGAACATCAGTAAACCGAAACTGGCGTTTTCCATTGATAAAATCATGGAGCCAACACCCAAGAAACTGAAACCTTGCGAACCGAcccgcaacaacaacaacagcagcaacaacaccGTCGTCGTGCACCCAGTGAAGGTGTCGCCGAGGAAGGTGAACGCTGGGTGTGTGGACTTGAGCTCCTTTCTGCCCTACCAAGCTCTCTTCACTTCCTACCAACAGGCGGCGTACAACGGACTCCTGGGGGAGTGTGACCGGAGGGGCGCTGCTGTCCTAAACGTACCGGGTGCCCGGGACCACCCTAACATATTTCCGTACCTGCACCCGATGTTCTCACTGGCCAGGAATCAGTACGAAGAATACCAGGCCCAGATCTTACGGAATTATTCCCTACTTCACCAGAGTGCATTTTTACCAAACAAGGACAGGCTGCTTTCAAATCTGGAGATTTTGAAGTGTTCCGGTGGTCTGACGTCGTCGCCGACGGTGATGCCGGTGCACGCGAAACCCCTGTCTGTTAGAAATGTtttccaacaacaacaacaacaacaacagcaacaacatcatcatctacAACAGCAGCAATCAAATTTAAGAGAAAAGGCACCAGATgacaacacaaaatgtgatGCTCCAAAAAAGGAAGGGAGAAATGGTTTTGAAAACAATGACAAAAACAATCGTTTGCGCGAATCGTCTTCGACTAAAGATGCGAATGGAAACGACATTGATAGGGAATCCAgcgaaaacaataacaacaacaacaacaacaataacaataacaaaaattctaacacaaacaataatgagttgtttaaaaataaaaagccaCAAAATAAAACTCAGAAAACATTTACCTGCCCTGACTGTGGGAAGGTGTTTAACGCCCATTACAATCTCACTCGTCACATGCCTGTCCATACTGGCGCCCGTCCGTTCATCTGTAAGATGTGTGGGAAGGGTTTCCGACAGGCCAGCACCCTGTGTCGACACAAGATCATACACACGTCGGAAAAACCACACAAG tgtGCTACTTGCGGTAAGGCGTTCAACCGGAGCTCCACCCTGAACACGCACATGCGGATTCACCAGGGCTACAAGCCGTTCATCTGCGAGTTCTGTGGCAAGGGCTTCCACCAGAAGGGCAACTACAAGAACCACAAGCTGACCCACAGCACTGAGAAACAGTACAAGTGCTCCATCTGCAACAAGGCCTTCCACCAGGTGTACAACCTCACCTtccacatgcacacacacaacgACAAGAAACCCTTCACCTGTCCGGTGTGCGGCAAGGGCTTCTGTCGCAACTTCGACCTCAAGAAGCACATGCGCAAGCTCCACGATGGAACGGCCATGCCCTCGCCGAGTCCTCAGGTGTCGCCGCTGTCTCCCAGTGGCAACCCGTCCCTCGGGAGCCCCATCGGGCTGATGTCTCCGTCGAACCACCCCCACgcccaccatcatcaccaccaccaacagaGTCCGCATTCGGCGTTCCTGTCCCGGCCCGCGCTCTTCGCCCAGACAGCTTTGGGATGTCAGCGAAGCATGCTAAATCCTTACATGCTTGGACCAAATGCGGCTTCTTTGCTGCATAAAATATCGTCTATTATTTAG